From the Babylonia areolata isolate BAREFJ2019XMU chromosome 15, ASM4173473v1, whole genome shotgun sequence genome, one window contains:
- the LOC143290127 gene encoding uncharacterized protein LOC143290127 — protein MLDTVCQLATCRGLTKTQNASLRLITGGMKTTPVSAMEKSAGLISLEERSPEKLKQNEKLKRLPSHPLLPKLKDPTKNRLKRQSPNHLIKALERKHHHPLSATNQPTESLQDYEDWQADTPAIMLKIPGVDSKECHIAAELKSLTLEALSIKYPPDTWARAYTDGSAEEAVKNGGSGVYIRFPDGKTISTSVAIGTLSTNFRAEACALLLTAQTFSQEDTLPTNTVFLTDCKSILQSL, from the exons ATGTTGGACACAGTCTGCCAGTTGGCCACCTGCAGGGG CCTGACCAAGACACAGAACGCTAGCCTCAGACTCATCACAGGCGGCATGAAAACCACTCCAGTGTCAGCAATGGAGAAATCAGCAGGCCTCATTTCACTAGAAGAAAGGAGCCCAGAAAAACTGAAGCAAAATGAAAAACTGAAGAGACTCCcttcacacccccttctccccaaacTGAAAGACCCCACAAAGAACCGACTGAAGCGACAGAGCCCAAATCACCTCATCAAGGCTCTTGAGaggaaacaccaccaccctctgtcggCAACCAATCAGCCAACTGAATCCCTCCAGGACTATgaggactggcaggcagacacccCAGCCATCATGCTCAAAATCCCAGGTGTCGACAGCAAGGAGTGCCACATAGCAGCTGAGCTAAAGTCGTTGACTCTGGAAGCACTAAGCATCAAATACCCTCCTGATACCTGGGCAAGAGCATACACAGATGGGTCTGCTGAAGAGGCAGTGAAGAACGGAGGAAGTGGGGTGTATATTAGATTCCCTGACGGCAAAACCATCAGCACGTCAGTGGCTATAGGAACCCTGTCCACCAACTTCCGTGCTGAGGCCTGTGCTCTGCTACTCACAGCCCAAACTTTCAGCCAGGAAGACACACTacccaccaacacagtgttcctGACTGACTGCAAGTCTATCCTGCAGAGTCTCTAG